In Zunongwangia profunda SM-A87, the following proteins share a genomic window:
- a CDS encoding DUF4998 domain-containing protein translates to MKNLHFYIYTAIFSCVMILWSCSDQEYDDYKKFAEGGEINYTEKVDSLKAFSGKNRVMLQGIIDADPKITEFRVFWNDGRDSVSVPVNRSGGVDTLSVTINDIPENIYNFQVRTYDAEGNKSLVSNVTGAVYGERYQNTLYNRPVLANDLVGGLLSISYASMDLTTGVIGTEILMDGQSDPIFIPIDSDKYDISNYEVGDSYKYRTLFLPEETAIDTFVTDYVSYTPVAKPILENAAIPFKASSKSGRWGILENWTTTEPVLVHGGYGGWDEWNGNIFNIESGWGASAINNGKIYQTVPGVQEASYVLNVLIRNTNHQLSDPGGSYFVVAKGSTLPDVSDVETAEEVLAYKRINVDLGSEYTYRLEFTIDEGATDITVGQITTQADGDPGRFCNVRSWDIVVK, encoded by the coding sequence ATGAAAAATTTACATTTTTATATATATACAGCTATATTCAGCTGTGTTATGATCCTTTGGTCTTGTTCAGACCAAGAATATGATGATTACAAGAAATTTGCCGAGGGTGGTGAAATAAATTATACTGAAAAAGTGGATTCATTGAAAGCCTTTTCTGGAAAAAATAGAGTAATGCTTCAAGGAATTATAGATGCAGATCCTAAAATAACAGAATTCCGTGTGTTTTGGAACGATGGGAGAGATTCTGTATCTGTGCCGGTTAATCGTAGTGGAGGGGTAGATACACTCAGCGTAACCATAAATGATATTCCCGAGAATATTTACAATTTTCAAGTACGCACTTATGATGCTGAGGGTAATAAATCTTTGGTTTCAAATGTGACTGGAGCAGTCTATGGAGAGCGTTATCAGAATACATTGTATAACAGACCGGTACTGGCAAACGACTTGGTTGGTGGCTTATTATCTATTTCCTATGCAAGTATGGACCTTACAACTGGTGTAATTGGAACCGAAATTCTTATGGATGGGCAATCCGACCCAATATTTATTCCCATAGACTCAGATAAATATGATATTTCAAATTATGAAGTAGGTGATAGCTACAAATACCGAACTCTCTTTTTACCTGAAGAAACCGCAATAGATACTTTTGTTACGGATTATGTTTCTTATACCCCAGTGGCTAAGCCCATTTTGGAAAATGCAGCCATCCCATTTAAAGCGTCTTCGAAGTCTGGAAGATGGGGGATTTTAGAAAACTGGACTACCACTGAACCTGTGTTGGTTCACGGTGGCTATGGTGGCTGGGATGAATGGAATGGTAATATTTTTAATATAGAGTCTGGTTGGGGGGCTTCTGCTATTAATAATGGAAAAATATATCAAACAGTTCCAGGTGTACAGGAGGCCTCCTATGTATTAAATGTCTTAATACGCAATACAAATCATCAGCTATCAGATCCAGGTGGTTCTTACTTTGTAGTAGCTAAAGGTAGCACACTTCCAGATGTGTCAGACGTTGAAACCGCAGAGGAAGTTTTAGCCTATAAAAGGATTAATGTTGATTTAGGCAGTGAGTATACCTATAGATTAGAATTTACGATTGATGAGGGAGCAACAGATATTACTGTAGGCCAGATTACCACTCAGGCAGATGGTGATCCGGGACGTTTTTGTAATGTTAGATCCTGGGATATCGTCGTAAAATAA
- a CDS encoding YdcF family protein: MTKYILIIALLLNYTGSFAQENPEVYHTLSKKNFYFLHAIENNREVKEVLNKDRSLSKLLSEQKKQIAQTLEKKENDLHSLIYPYLISEEDSKKISDHLNRIYKESPKFKNFIENDIRNSGAYILYDKLKAKELIENIWSLNAEGINHILKVYGMGEHPQYAAIDSVSYNVKSDYYKGAIAMWSDHMALEVKEKDLWFNPSLNFALSLLYLNHRDEAARYEPLEELENRKTVEHIKNIDFAHFKYASILILGNGPENYTDRLSALGKLNIKLGVKAYLEVKAPLIVVSGGHAHPFRAKYCEAIEMKKELMKEYQIPENRIIIEPHARHTTTNLRNASRLYSKYDVPLDKAHLVVTNNSHSQYVSSNNFKNRCIEELGYLPALIMSRINDTTIEFQPLKNSLQQNPTEPLDP; encoded by the coding sequence ATGACGAAATACATTTTAATTATAGCTTTATTACTTAATTATACGGGTAGTTTTGCTCAGGAAAATCCTGAGGTTTACCATACTTTATCTAAAAAAAACTTTTACTTTTTACACGCTATTGAAAATAATAGAGAGGTAAAAGAAGTATTGAATAAGGATAGATCGCTTTCAAAATTGTTATCGGAACAAAAAAAGCAGATAGCCCAAACTCTAGAAAAGAAAGAAAATGATCTGCACAGTCTTATCTATCCTTATTTAATAAGCGAGGAAGATTCTAAAAAAATAAGCGATCATTTAAATCGTATCTATAAGGAATCTCCCAAATTTAAAAATTTTATAGAAAATGATATTCGAAATTCAGGCGCCTATATTTTATATGATAAACTAAAAGCAAAAGAATTGATTGAAAATATATGGAGCCTTAATGCTGAAGGGATTAACCATATTCTAAAAGTCTACGGAATGGGCGAACATCCACAATATGCCGCTATAGATTCGGTTTCCTATAATGTAAAATCTGATTATTATAAAGGGGCAATAGCGATGTGGAGTGATCATATGGCTCTGGAAGTAAAAGAAAAAGATCTTTGGTTTAATCCTTCCCTAAATTTTGCATTATCCTTACTTTATCTGAATCATCGCGATGAAGCTGCCAGATATGAACCTCTTGAAGAATTGGAAAACAGAAAAACAGTGGAACATATAAAGAATATTGATTTTGCTCATTTCAAATATGCTTCCATTTTAATTTTAGGTAATGGTCCTGAAAATTATACAGATCGTTTGTCTGCTCTAGGAAAATTGAATATAAAGCTTGGTGTAAAAGCGTACCTTGAGGTCAAGGCACCACTGATTGTGGTCTCTGGAGGACATGCCCATCCTTTTAGGGCAAAATATTGTGAAGCCATAGAAATGAAGAAAGAACTAATGAAAGAATATCAGATTCCTGAAAACAGAATTATTATAGAACCCCATGCCAGGCATACTACAACAAACCTAAGGAATGCCAGTAGATTATACTCAAAATATGATGTCCCTTTGGATAAAGCGCATCTGGTCGTTACAAATAACAGTCATAGTCAATACGTAAGTAGCAACAACTTCAAGAATCGATGTATAGAAGAGCTAGGGTATTTACCAGCTCTAATTATGAGTAGAATTAATGACACTACTATTGAATTTCAACCGCTTAAAAATTCATTACAACAAAACCCTACAGAACCTTTAGATCCTTAA
- a CDS encoding RagB/SusD family nutrient uptake outer membrane protein, which yields MKINSRILKLVLVFISISTLSCSDDYLDEVTYGEVAPDEMTNPDNVERAIISAYSVLNGQFDGASNAYNSPASNWSFGDVISDDAYKGGGGTGDQNNIHQMEIFNTNPTTLDIERKWMALYEGVKRVNEAMRLLAASEDFDENLRIQREAELRFLRGHYYFELKKIYNHIPYIDETAAEVKDYAKSNTEFTSEELWNKIEADFEAAGKVLPETQTEVGRPTNIAAQAYLAKTYLFQGEWQLAYDATTAVMNSNYGLMDDFQELFLPENDNNKEVIFAVQQSINDGQPSNYNGSIGDRLLAPGGPFYAQYGFHRPSQNLVNAFKVTAEGLPANSNENLTDTDPVDPRIDITIGRPDIPYKDLDILYQADWARDLATYGAFGPKKRIVSANSPYHLEVWPYVSALNYYIIRFGEVILWRAEAAVELGKLEEARQLINQIRERAKNSAYVKTLDGSNDAANYEIELYKTPWTDKSVARDAVRTESRLELALEGHRFFNLVRWGIADKVISDYLEVEKTRRTHLSNASFTSDKNEYMPIPQAYIDGIEEGLVTQNKGY from the coding sequence ATGAAAATTAATTCTAGAATTTTAAAACTCGTGCTTGTCTTTATTAGTATAAGCACCCTATCCTGCTCTGACGATTATTTGGATGAAGTAACTTATGGGGAAGTTGCCCCTGATGAAATGACCAATCCCGACAATGTGGAGCGAGCTATCATTTCAGCCTACAGCGTCCTAAACGGACAATTTGATGGTGCTTCAAATGCTTATAACTCCCCGGCTTCAAATTGGAGCTTTGGTGATGTTATTTCGGACGATGCTTATAAAGGTGGTGGAGGTACTGGTGACCAAAACAATATTCATCAGATGGAAATTTTCAATACCAATCCTACCACACTGGATATCGAACGTAAATGGATGGCATTATATGAAGGTGTAAAAAGAGTGAACGAGGCCATGCGGCTTTTAGCGGCTTCAGAAGATTTTGATGAAAACCTAAGAATTCAACGTGAAGCTGAATTACGATTCTTGCGAGGACATTATTATTTTGAACTGAAAAAAATCTACAATCATATTCCCTATATTGATGAGACGGCAGCAGAAGTAAAAGATTATGCAAAATCAAATACCGAATTTACTTCTGAAGAATTATGGAATAAAATTGAAGCCGACTTTGAAGCTGCAGGTAAAGTTTTACCTGAAACTCAAACTGAAGTAGGAAGGCCTACCAATATTGCTGCTCAGGCTTATTTAGCAAAAACCTATTTGTTTCAAGGCGAATGGCAATTAGCTTACGATGCTACCACCGCTGTTATGAATAGTAATTATGGACTGATGGACGATTTTCAGGAATTATTCTTACCTGAAAATGATAACAATAAAGAAGTAATTTTTGCAGTTCAACAGAGTATTAATGATGGGCAGCCAAGCAATTATAACGGAAGTATAGGTGATCGTCTATTAGCTCCGGGAGGACCGTTTTATGCGCAGTACGGATTTCACAGACCGTCACAAAACCTGGTTAATGCTTTTAAAGTTACTGCTGAGGGTTTACCCGCAAACAGTAACGAAAATTTAACCGATACCGATCCTGTGGATCCGAGGATAGATATTACAATTGGTAGACCGGATATACCTTATAAGGATCTTGATATTCTTTACCAGGCAGATTGGGCCAGAGATCTGGCCACCTATGGAGCATTTGGGCCTAAAAAAAGAATTGTTTCTGCCAACTCTCCTTATCACTTAGAAGTTTGGCCTTATGTTAGTGCACTAAACTATTACATCATTAGGTTTGGAGAAGTTATTCTTTGGCGAGCTGAAGCCGCGGTAGAATTAGGAAAGCTCGAAGAAGCACGCCAATTGATAAATCAAATACGGGAAAGAGCTAAAAACTCAGCTTACGTAAAAACCTTAGACGGTTCTAATGATGCTGCGAATTACGAAATTGAACTTTATAAGACACCATGGACCGATAAAAGTGTAGCCAGAGATGCGGTACGAACAGAGTCCAGATTAGAACTAGCTTTAGAAGGTCATCGATTTTTTAATCTTGTTCGCTGGGGCATTGCCGATAAAGTAATTAGCGATTACCTTGAGGTAGAAAAAACCCGAAGAACACATTTATCCAATGCCAGTTTTACATCAGATAAAAATGAATATATGCCAATACCACAAGCGTATATCGATGGTATTGAAGAGGGTTTAGTTACCCAGAATAAAGGGTATTAG
- a CDS encoding SusC/RagA family TonB-linked outer membrane protein, which yields MKRKILLLALATFPLVTPVKASENEQNKASSSKVLTSINLNLKKVSVEKVFKIIESQAQKKFIYRSDQAYLKRNISININNANLEETLAELERLTALQFRISDDSILVKETAANNQQEREIKGIIKDNNNMPIPGASVFVKGTNIGTATDFDGNFSLTIPANAQTLSITFVGYQRADVPITDQSEFNITLQEDTNTLDEIVVVGYGTEKRENITASISSVAPEDIQSLPKANVTEMLQGRMPGVQVMSDNRPGGGTSLRVRGFSTINNNDPLVIIDGVPTANGLSSINPQDIESLQVLKDAASSSIYGSRAANGVVVITTKKGLNKDSFSVSMDGYAGIQSAFNLPRMLNAQQYGDLLWQAYRNDGQTPAHDIYGNNPNQPEIPTWLNNEQTIPSSDVDWVNEIMRPALIQNYNISIQKGSEKGQHSFSLGYYDQEGVIEYTDFARYSARFNSSYNITDWLTIGENFSGSYTKEVAVGTNSALGSIVYNAFQFPSIVPVKDINGKFAGNPINDISNPLGSLYRSKDNDQKNVRAFGNAFASLNFGDFEFKSSFGLDYNNFNYRNFSPVYNEIIAQNTINNLSTQNSYNYQFTFTNTVNYARSFDDHNLDILVGQEAIEYYQEAFAGSRQNFLYEDPNFRYLSFGTENQLNNGDAREWKLNSYFGRVKYNFDEKYLLTATVRRDGTSRLANNNWGTFPAFSAGWRLDKEDFFDLGNGLTSMMLRASWGQTGNQQVPSYSTVDSYSNNTNYSDYAIGGGQNSVSTGLTQTRVPNPNLQWETTTQTSVGVDLGFFNNKLNVTAEVYTKVTEDILVYNAVPLTYGGTNDGQWINDGKMENKGYELNIEYSDRKGDFSYNFGLNLSGYKNELTELHSVAYLGIPSSSLHNVNFDQEVSRSTVGEPIASFFGYKADGLFRSQQEVDAYGLQPNAQPGDIRFRDINNDGVINDEDRTYVGSPHPDLVLGLNVKLNYKNFDLGMFFNGSFGNDIYNLTKYKTQFFNQSAYNKDSSLLGAWTPENPNSDIARLSLDDANNNIRPSSYYVENGSYLKLNNLQLGFTLPEYVLSVANLRLYVQASNVFTITDYSGMTPEIGLQNYSSSSRNLDIGVDRGIYPPSRTFVFGFNLNF from the coding sequence ATGAAACGCAAAATTTTACTCCTCGCTCTTGCTACATTTCCGCTGGTTACTCCTGTAAAGGCTAGTGAAAATGAACAAAATAAGGCTAGCAGCTCCAAGGTTTTAACTAGCATAAACCTTAACCTTAAAAAGGTTAGTGTAGAAAAAGTCTTTAAAATTATCGAATCTCAGGCCCAGAAAAAATTTATTTATCGATCTGATCAAGCCTATTTAAAAAGAAACATCAGCATAAATATTAATAACGCGAATCTTGAGGAAACTTTAGCAGAATTAGAGCGACTTACTGCGTTGCAATTCAGAATCTCTGACGATAGCATCTTGGTAAAAGAAACAGCTGCAAATAATCAGCAAGAGCGCGAAATCAAAGGCATTATTAAAGATAACAATAACATGCCCATACCCGGTGCCAGTGTTTTTGTAAAAGGTACCAATATTGGAACCGCAACCGATTTTGATGGGAACTTCAGCTTAACTATTCCTGCAAATGCGCAAACCTTAAGTATTACTTTTGTGGGCTATCAAAGAGCAGATGTCCCTATTACAGATCAGTCTGAATTCAATATTACGCTACAGGAAGATACCAATACGCTAGATGAAATCGTGGTAGTTGGTTATGGTACAGAGAAAAGAGAAAACATTACCGCTTCGATCTCATCAGTAGCTCCTGAAGACATCCAATCTTTACCAAAAGCAAATGTCACCGAAATGTTACAGGGCAGAATGCCGGGGGTACAGGTGATGAGTGATAATCGTCCCGGAGGGGGCACTTCTCTTAGGGTTAGGGGTTTTAGTACTATAAACAACAATGATCCTTTGGTAATTATTGATGGCGTACCTACTGCAAATGGCTTAAGTAGTATCAACCCCCAAGACATCGAAAGCTTACAGGTTTTGAAAGACGCAGCCTCATCGTCGATTTATGGATCACGTGCAGCAAACGGTGTGGTTGTGATTACTACAAAAAAAGGGCTTAATAAAGATTCTTTTTCGGTAAGTATGGATGGTTATGCCGGTATCCAGTCGGCATTTAACTTACCGAGAATGCTAAATGCGCAACAATACGGTGATTTATTATGGCAGGCTTATCGAAATGACGGCCAAACCCCGGCACATGATATTTATGGTAATAATCCCAACCAGCCTGAAATACCAACCTGGCTAAACAACGAACAAACCATACCCAGTAGTGATGTAGATTGGGTAAACGAGATTATGCGTCCGGCATTAATTCAAAACTATAATATTTCGATCCAAAAAGGTTCTGAAAAAGGGCAACACTCCTTTTCCCTTGGCTATTACGATCAGGAAGGAGTTATCGAATATACCGATTTTGCAAGATATTCAGCCAGATTTAATTCCAGTTATAATATTACCGACTGGCTAACTATTGGAGAAAATTTCTCTGGTTCCTATACTAAAGAAGTTGCTGTGGGTACTAATAGCGCTTTGGGCAGTATAGTTTATAATGCTTTTCAGTTTCCTTCCATCGTCCCCGTAAAAGATATTAATGGAAAATTTGCCGGAAATCCTATAAACGATATTAGCAATCCACTAGGAAGCCTGTACAGAAGTAAAGATAATGATCAAAAAAATGTTCGGGCTTTTGGTAATGCTTTTGCCAGTCTTAATTTTGGGGATTTTGAATTTAAATCTTCTTTTGGTCTTGATTATAATAATTTCAACTACAGGAATTTTAGTCCGGTTTATAATGAAATCATTGCCCAAAATACCATTAATAACTTAAGTACACAGAATAGTTATAATTACCAGTTCACTTTTACGAACACCGTAAATTATGCTAGATCTTTTGATGATCATAACCTGGATATTTTAGTAGGCCAGGAAGCTATCGAATATTACCAGGAAGCTTTTGCAGGATCACGCCAAAACTTCCTCTATGAAGATCCTAATTTTAGATACTTAAGTTTTGGCACAGAAAACCAGCTAAATAATGGTGACGCGAGAGAATGGAAATTAAACTCTTATTTTGGCCGTGTTAAGTATAATTTCGATGAAAAATATTTACTAACCGCTACAGTAAGACGTGATGGGACTTCAAGGCTAGCCAATAATAATTGGGGAACGTTTCCGGCATTTTCTGCCGGATGGCGCTTAGATAAAGAAGACTTTTTTGATCTTGGTAATGGTTTAACAAGTATGATGCTTAGGGCCAGCTGGGGACAAACAGGGAACCAGCAAGTACCATCTTACTCTACAGTAGATAGTTATAGCAATAACACTAATTATAGTGACTACGCGATTGGAGGCGGACAAAATTCAGTTTCTACCGGTTTAACACAAACACGGGTACCTAACCCTAACTTACAATGGGAAACCACTACACAAACTTCAGTAGGTGTTGATCTTGGCTTCTTTAATAATAAACTGAATGTCACTGCTGAAGTTTATACCAAAGTGACCGAAGATATTCTTGTGTACAACGCGGTACCGCTTACCTATGGAGGGACCAATGATGGCCAGTGGATCAATGATGGCAAAATGGAAAACAAAGGTTACGAACTTAATATTGAATATAGTGATCGAAAGGGAGATTTTAGCTATAATTTTGGTTTAAACCTTTCTGGATATAAAAACGAATTAACCGAATTACATAGTGTTGCTTATTTAGGAATTCCAAGCTCATCTCTACACAATGTAAATTTTGATCAGGAAGTCTCCAGAAGTACCGTTGGTGAACCTATAGCTTCTTTCTTTGGCTACAAAGCCGATGGTTTATTTAGAAGTCAGCAGGAAGTAGATGCTTATGGTCTCCAACCAAATGCTCAACCGGGTGATATTCGATTTAGGGACATCAACAACGATGGTGTGATTAACGATGAAGATCGTACCTATGTAGGATCACCTCATCCCGATCTTGTTTTAGGTTTAAATGTAAAACTAAATTACAAAAACTTCGATCTGGGGATGTTCTTTAATGGTAGCTTTGGTAATGATATCTATAATCTTACCAAGTATAAAACACAATTCTTTAACCAGTCAGCCTACAACAAAGATTCTTCTTTGCTAGGAGCCTGGACACCAGAAAATCCAAATTCAGACATTGCAAGATTAAGCTTAGATGATGCTAACAACAATATACGGCCATCTTCCTATTATGTAGAAAATGGTTCTTATTTAAAACTAAACAATCTACAATTAGGCTTTACCCTACCTGAATATGTGTTAAGCGTTGCGAATTTAAGATTGTACGTACAGGCAAGTAATGTTTTTACAATCACCGACTATAGTGGAATGACCCCGGAAATCGGACTTCAAAATTACTCGAGTAGCAGCCGTAACCTGGATATTGGGGTAGACCGCGGAATCTATCCACCCTCAAGAACATTCGTATTCGGATTTAACCTAAACTTTTAA
- a CDS encoding RNA polymerase sigma factor: MKIKKSLPLPNSNPNALKEDLDLFQQISQGQYAALELLFNKYYNALCRFGLSYQKDINIIEEKVSDVFILLWNKRKELNQIEKPKSYIYVIAKNSLKKPAKSHLIFSIDTQQQRNILFSPSTEDEIIDKEQKEINAQIIQSILNSIPKKSRQIFELSRIDGFKYHEISEIMDISPRTVENHIALAMKYISKGLKQFH; this comes from the coding sequence ATGAAAATTAAAAAGTCACTACCCCTTCCCAATAGCAACCCTAATGCGCTTAAGGAAGATTTGGATTTGTTTCAACAGATATCCCAGGGCCAATATGCTGCTTTAGAGTTATTATTTAATAAATATTATAATGCTCTTTGCCGCTTTGGTCTAAGCTATCAAAAAGATATCAATATTATCGAAGAAAAAGTTTCTGATGTTTTTATCCTTTTATGGAACAAACGAAAAGAATTAAATCAAATAGAAAAACCAAAATCTTACATCTATGTAATCGCAAAAAACAGCCTTAAAAAACCTGCAAAATCGCATTTAATCTTTTCAATAGATACTCAACAACAACGCAATATACTTTTCTCCCCAAGTACTGAAGATGAGATTATAGATAAGGAACAAAAAGAAATCAATGCTCAGATTATTCAGTCTATTCTAAACTCAATTCCTAAAAAATCAAGACAAATTTTTGAATTAAGTAGAATTGACGGTTTTAAGTATCATGAGATTTCAGAAATAATGGATATATCTCCCCGTACCGTAGAAAATCATATTGCTCTTGCAATGAAATACATTAGCAAAGGGCTAAAACAATTTCATTGA
- a CDS encoding FecR family protein: MQDITPRELKCIRYLTNEMSKEDRSVFEIELSIDNELKALYLEYLNIWKAYPANDLELHHEMIQQKIEGKIKQKPSSKNLYTYAAVLLIVLLSGFSIFFFSGESNYTNIKIAEAGQRLRFKLPDSSKVVLNSGSKLKYTQIFDNPREVWLEGEGFFEVTKDAERPFIVHTSDMKIKVLGTSFGINTFSKKQTVSLATGKVNVVLKASNDEVNLLPNEQLTYSATTHEITKQNFNPEKAMAWKENILLLDNLSLKNALPKINDFFGVQFSIIDKTLENQRITGAFKDQNIEEFISSMEFITNVKVITKKPHHYLIIASNEN; this comes from the coding sequence ATGCAGGACATTACTCCTAGAGAATTAAAATGTATTAGATATCTAACCAACGAGATGTCTAAAGAAGACCGATCGGTGTTTGAAATTGAGCTTAGCATTGATAACGAACTAAAAGCATTATATCTTGAATATTTAAATATTTGGAAGGCATATCCTGCCAATGATCTGGAACTGCATCACGAAATGATACAGCAAAAAATTGAAGGTAAAATAAAACAAAAACCATCTTCAAAAAATCTTTACACTTATGCAGCTGTTCTTCTCATAGTACTTCTTTCTGGATTCAGTATTTTCTTTTTTTCAGGCGAATCCAACTATACCAATATTAAAATTGCCGAAGCTGGACAGCGACTACGGTTTAAACTACCAGACAGCAGTAAAGTTGTTTTAAACTCGGGTTCAAAATTAAAATACACTCAAATTTTTGATAACCCCAGAGAAGTGTGGTTGGAAGGAGAAGGCTTTTTTGAGGTAACCAAAGATGCTGAACGTCCTTTTATTGTTCACACCAGCGATATGAAGATAAAAGTGCTGGGAACCAGTTTTGGTATTAATACATTTTCCAAAAAGCAAACCGTGTCTTTAGCTACCGGAAAGGTAAATGTAGTTTTAAAAGCTTCTAATGATGAAGTAAATCTGCTTCCTAACGAGCAGTTAACCTACAGTGCCACAACACACGAAATAACGAAGCAGAATTTTAATCCTGAAAAGGCAATGGCCTGGAAAGAAAACATTCTTCTATTGGATAATCTTTCGCTAAAAAATGCCCTACCAAAGATCAATGACTTTTTTGGAGTGCAATTTTCAATTATAGATAAAACCCTCGAAAATCAAAGAATAACAGGAGCTTTTAAAGATCAAAACATTGAAGAGTTTATAAGTTCTATGGAGTTTATCACCAATGTAAAGGTGATCACAAAGAAACCTCATCATTACCTAATAATAGCTTCAAATGAAAATTAA
- a CDS encoding GH3 family domain-containing protein: MAIRGSLIKSLIDLRGTIVSEPDAVKAQREVLKNLLEKAKDTAFGKFYKFNEILKAENIESAFAKDVPYFDYNILNERWWSQIQEGAEDITWPGKPHYFALSSGTTGKSSKKIPVTKEMIESIRNAGIKQVGALSNFDLEPEFFEKEIMMLGSSTDLHHEGDHEEGEISGISASNIPYWFRSYYKPGEEIAQIEDWDERVARIAENAKNWDIGALSGIPSWMELMLKKVIEYHNVKHIHEVWPNLQVYASGGVAFEPYEKSFNALLGKPVTVIDTYLASEGFLAIQDRPDTHSMKLILDNGIYFEFVPFEPEYINQDGSLTEDAPVVPLSDVEEEKDYVLLISTVSGTWRYIIGDTIKFTNKEKHEIRITGRTKFFLNVVGSQLSVNKMNDAVQELEEKFDIKIPEFTIAAKRFEDGEFYHSWYLGTDTETSEDELAEALDESLKNANKNYDVARSKALKGVKVTKVPAAIFPEWSGANKKKGGQVKMEKVMNEEKFAEFEAFVKKELKTNKY; the protein is encoded by the coding sequence ATGGCGATAAGAGGATCATTAATTAAGAGTTTGATTGATTTAAGAGGCACGATAGTTTCTGAACCTGATGCAGTAAAAGCACAACGCGAAGTGCTTAAAAACCTATTGGAGAAAGCTAAGGATACTGCCTTTGGTAAATTTTATAAATTTAATGAAATACTTAAAGCTGAAAATATAGAATCTGCTTTTGCTAAAGATGTTCCTTATTTTGATTATAACATATTAAATGAACGTTGGTGGAGTCAAATTCAGGAAGGAGCTGAGGATATTACCTGGCCGGGAAAACCACATTATTTTGCATTAAGTTCTGGTACTACCGGTAAATCGAGCAAAAAAATACCTGTTACCAAAGAAATGATAGAAAGTATCCGGAATGCTGGTATAAAACAGGTGGGCGCTTTATCGAATTTTGATTTGGAACCCGAATTTTTTGAAAAAGAAATTATGATGTTGGGAAGTTCTACGGATCTGCATCACGAAGGAGACCATGAAGAAGGTGAAATAAGCGGAATTAGTGCCAGTAATATTCCGTATTGGTTTCGCAGTTATTATAAACCTGGAGAAGAAATTGCTCAGATAGAAGATTGGGATGAGCGAGTAGCACGAATAGCTGAAAACGCTAAAAATTGGGATATAGGAGCGTTAAGCGGTATTCCTTCATGGATGGAGCTTATGCTTAAAAAAGTTATCGAATATCATAACGTAAAGCATATTCATGAGGTATGGCCAAATTTACAAGTTTATGCGAGTGGAGGAGTAGCGTTTGAACCTTACGAGAAAAGCTTTAATGCATTACTGGGAAAGCCCGTTACGGTAATAGATACTTACCTGGCTTCAGAAGGATTTTTGGCCATACAGGATCGTCCTGATACCCATAGCATGAAATTGATACTGGATAACGGTATTTATTTTGAATTTGTGCCTTTTGAACCAGAGTATATAAATCAGGATGGTTCCTTAACAGAAGATGCTCCGGTAGTCCCTTTAAGTGATGTTGAGGAAGAAAAAGACTATGTACTCCTTATTAGTACAGTGTCTGGTACCTGGCGTTATATTATTGGGGATACCATAAAATTTACCAATAAAGAAAAGCACGAAATTAGAATCACCGGCAGAACAAAGTTTTTCCTGAATGTTGTAGGATCCCAACTTTCTGTAAATAAAATGAATGATGCCGTACAGGAACTTGAAGAAAAATTTGACATTAAAATCCCTGAATTTACGATTGCTGCCAAGCGTTTTGAAGATGGAGAGTTTTATCATTCCTGGTACTTAGGAACAGACACTGAAACCAGTGAGGATGAATTAGCGGAAGCTTTGGACGAAAGTCTTAAGAATGCAAATAAGAATTACGACGTAGCAAGAAGTAAAGCTTTAAAAGGGGTAAAGGTAACCAAAGTGCCAGCAGCAATTTTTCCTGAATGGAGTGGTGCCAATAAAAAGAAAGGCGGACAGGTAAAAATGGAAAAAGTAATGAACGAAGAAAAATTCGCTGAATTTGAAGCCTTTGTTAAAAAAGAGCTTAAAACAAACAAATATTAG